A genomic window from Sulfurospirillum diekertiae includes:
- the bamA gene encoding outer membrane protein assembly factor BamA, protein MKKITALSLVVATSLFAAPLKSLQFDGLIHLSPEMASEMIDMRAGDSVDMEKIDKAVKTLYKQNYFEDVWIEEVGEGALVVHVKEKPVIAKIDLVGISDSDKDEINKLIGIKKGEVYDVERAEASKLKIIKFYEDKGYFDTVVESKTTPLTEKLSISLDFIINRGENVVIKKVTLCGSKALSYNDVEPNIANKSEEWLPWMWGFNDGKLRTSDIEHDSARIKDTYMQKGYLDCDVSQPFLKTYLDSYTADLVYNVNEGEQYKVGTIGIEIPEGFIDVQAVIAEMNLQNGKVFNVSKLRKDMTLIETKVADLGYAFVKIVPDVKNDKQNHIANITYRVMPGEKVYINNVRISGNSRTIDRVVRREIYLANGDMYSRTDVDDTKKALKRTGYFEDVEIKEERISKDRMDIVVNVKEASTGSIGGGIGYGSSDGLLLSASVSDGNIFGSGLRAGIDVERSDSELNGAISLANPRLFDSVYSLSGKIYGADNSYYYYDQKKYGINVVLGRKIARNWGVSLGYIIEQDKLSNLTNELQPYKNILWTDETTIKSSVVPGISFNNTDDYYLPRSGISASSSLEIAGLGGDEKFMSSVNKFATYYGLQDLIDYDLILRYKAQFKYLAINAADEKYSYGEKYYMGGIRTVRGYESNSLSPKLSGTDILIGGNTMLVNTVEASFPLVERLKMRGAIFFDYGMIGEDNLDIKRGGTGVALEWISPLGPIGLVFSQPVMDETGDKKASFEFTIGQKF, encoded by the coding sequence ATGAAAAAAATAACTGCGTTGTCTCTTGTCGTTGCGACTTCATTGTTCGCGGCTCCGTTAAAAAGCCTCCAATTTGATGGTTTGATCCACCTCTCTCCTGAGATGGCTTCAGAAATGATCGACATGAGAGCAGGTGATTCTGTCGACATGGAAAAGATCGATAAAGCGGTTAAAACGCTTTATAAACAAAATTATTTCGAAGATGTTTGGATTGAAGAGGTAGGCGAAGGCGCTCTTGTTGTTCACGTCAAAGAAAAACCTGTCATTGCAAAAATTGATCTTGTAGGTATTAGTGATAGTGATAAAGATGAAATAAATAAACTTATTGGTATCAAAAAAGGTGAAGTATATGATGTTGAGCGTGCAGAAGCTTCAAAACTAAAAATTATCAAGTTTTACGAAGATAAAGGCTATTTTGATACTGTTGTTGAATCTAAAACAACACCACTTACTGAAAAACTTTCGATTTCCCTTGACTTTATTATTAATCGTGGTGAAAATGTAGTGATTAAAAAAGTAACTTTATGCGGTTCAAAAGCTCTTAGTTATAACGATGTTGAGCCAAATATTGCCAATAAATCTGAAGAGTGGCTACCTTGGATGTGGGGCTTTAATGATGGAAAACTTAGAACAAGTGATATAGAGCATGATTCCGCACGTATTAAAGATACCTATATGCAAAAAGGTTATCTTGACTGTGATGTAAGCCAACCGTTCTTAAAAACATATTTGGATAGTTATACGGCTGATTTGGTTTACAATGTTAATGAGGGTGAACAGTATAAAGTGGGTACGATTGGTATTGAAATTCCGGAAGGATTTATTGATGTCCAAGCGGTCATTGCAGAGATGAATCTTCAAAATGGTAAAGTCTTTAATGTATCAAAATTACGTAAAGATATGACGTTGATTGAAACTAAGGTAGCAGACCTTGGTTATGCCTTTGTAAAAATTGTTCCTGATGTCAAAAATGACAAGCAAAACCATATTGCTAATATTACCTATCGTGTTATGCCTGGTGAAAAAGTTTATATCAATAACGTCAGAATTTCAGGAAATAGTAGAACAATCGATAGAGTTGTTCGACGTGAAATTTATTTAGCGAATGGTGATATGTACAGCCGAACAGATGTCGATGATACAAAAAAAGCACTCAAACGTACAGGCTATTTTGAAGATGTAGAGATTAAAGAAGAGCGTATTAGCAAAGATAGAATGGATATCGTTGTTAATGTTAAAGAAGCTTCCACAGGATCGATTGGTGGTGGTATTGGTTATGGTTCATCCGATGGACTTCTTTTAAGTGCAAGTGTTTCTGATGGTAATATTTTTGGATCAGGCTTAAGAGCTGGTATTGATGTAGAACGATCTGATAGTGAGCTTAACGGTGCAATTTCTTTAGCCAATCCACGTCTATTTGATTCCGTCTATAGCCTTAGTGGAAAGATTTACGGTGCGGACAATAGCTATTACTATTACGATCAAAAGAAATATGGTATCAATGTTGTTTTAGGTCGCAAAATCGCTCGTAACTGGGGAGTATCACTCGGCTACATCATAGAACAGGATAAACTTTCAAATCTTACCAATGAACTTCAACCCTACAAAAATATTTTATGGACAGATGAAACAACGATTAAAAGTTCTGTTGTCCCTGGTATCTCTTTTAACAATACGGATGATTATTATCTTCCACGTAGTGGTATATCAGCAAGTTCAAGTTTAGAGATTGCTGGACTTGGTGGAGATGAAAAGTTTATGAGCAGTGTTAATAAATTTGCAACCTATTATGGTTTACAAGATCTGATTGATTATGACCTTATTTTACGTTATAAAGCGCAGTTTAAATACCTTGCTATTAACGCAGCGGATGAAAAATACTCTTATGGTGAAAAATACTATATGGGTGGTATCCGAACAGTTCGTGGATACGAGTCAAATTCACTTTCGCCAAAACTGAGTGGTACAGATATCTTAATTGGTGGTAATACGATGTTAGTCAATACCGTAGAAGCCAGCTTCCCTTTGGTTGAGAGACTAAAAATGCGTGGAGCAATTTTCTTTGACTATGGTATGATTGGTGAAGATAATCTCGATATCAAGCGCGGTGGTACAGGTGTAGCATTAGAGTGGATTTCACCACTAGGTCCTATTGGATTGGTATTCTCCCAACCCGTTATGGATGAGACAGGTGATAAAAAAGCTTCCTTTGAATTTACAATCGGACAAAAATTTTAA
- a CDS encoding Ppx/GppA phosphatase family protein encodes MSKRTAIIDIGSNSARMAIFEKSSRFAFHLIDETKSRVRIGEGAYNFGGVLQEPALKRAFTTLEEFGHIIKGFKCNKVLCIATSALRDAPNASTFINQIHNELNINIKVIEGTKEAYYGAVGALNYLKEMKDAVTIDIGGGSTELARIENGIIVDTISLNIGTVRLKELFFDKKIPLTDIRSFIYKELEKIPEHFTCNDMIGIGGTLRSLSKIIMERTNYPLKTVHGFEYDIATHASFVNAIVSSDVLGLKVLGVRKDRYDTMREGCIIFQSILQKLGCQKMITSGAGIREGAYLCDLLRSSKHKFNPDFKLSLRSFKDRFSIVEDENLYIKKVANLLFDTLSPIHNIPAKYKWELSVAAELLNIGIKLGFYQNQMHSFYFILNNLNYGFSHEQKILIAMLVKYHVNKLPSEEDMNTYKALLPDIQTVQWLSFLLALSKAINSDMSRSKIVFSYQNHTLTIQAEKKLFLAHEQIKQLIKPASFAIIIK; translated from the coding sequence ATGTCAAAACGCACAGCCATCATTGATATAGGATCTAATTCTGCAAGAATGGCAATCTTTGAGAAAAGTAGCCGTTTTGCTTTCCACCTCATTGACGAGACGAAAAGTCGTGTCCGTATTGGTGAAGGTGCCTATAATTTTGGTGGTGTGTTGCAAGAGCCTGCTCTGAAGCGTGCTTTTACAACACTTGAAGAGTTTGGCCATATTATCAAAGGGTTTAAGTGCAATAAAGTTCTCTGCATTGCAACATCAGCACTCAGAGACGCTCCCAATGCAAGCACCTTTATCAATCAAATACATAACGAGCTTAATATTAATATTAAAGTTATTGAAGGGACAAAAGAGGCTTATTATGGTGCAGTTGGTGCGCTCAATTACCTTAAAGAAATGAAAGATGCTGTCACAATTGATATCGGTGGAGGTTCAACAGAACTTGCCAGAATTGAAAATGGCATCATTGTTGATACAATTTCTCTTAATATTGGTACCGTTAGACTTAAAGAACTCTTTTTTGATAAAAAAATTCCACTAACAGATATTCGCTCTTTTATTTATAAAGAGCTTGAAAAAATTCCTGAACACTTTACATGTAATGATATGATTGGCATAGGTGGGACTCTCCGGTCGCTTTCTAAAATCATTATGGAACGCACTAACTACCCTCTTAAAACGGTACATGGCTTTGAGTATGACATAGCTACTCACGCCTCTTTTGTTAATGCCATTGTGAGTTCTGATGTCTTAGGACTAAAAGTTCTAGGAGTGCGTAAAGATCGATACGATACGATGCGTGAAGGATGTATCATTTTTCAATCCATTCTCCAAAAACTCGGATGCCAAAAAATGATTACAAGTGGTGCAGGTATCAGGGAAGGTGCTTATTTATGTGATCTTTTACGCTCTTCTAAGCATAAATTCAATCCTGACTTCAAACTCAGTCTTCGAAGCTTTAAGGATCGTTTTTCAATTGTAGAAGACGAGAATCTCTATATTAAAAAAGTTGCAAATCTTCTTTTTGATACGCTATCTCCTATCCATAATATACCTGCAAAATACAAATGGGAACTTAGTGTTGCAGCAGAACTTTTAAATATTGGTATCAAATTGGGTTTCTATCAAAATCAAATGCATAGTTTTTATTTTATTCTCAATAATCTCAACTATGGCTTTTCACACGAACAAAAAATACTCATTGCAATGCTTGTCAAATACCATGTTAATAAACTTCCAAGTGAAGAAGATATGAATACGTATAAAGCGCTTTTACCCGATATTCAAACGGTACAATGGCTTAGTTTTCTACTGGCTCTTTCAAAAGCAATCAATAGCGATATGAGTCGTAGTAAAATCGTCTTTAGCTATCAAAATCATACACTGACTATTCAAGCAGAAAAAAAACTTTTCTTAGCACATGAGCAGATCAAACAGCTTATCAAACCTGCCTCTTTTGCAATCATTATTAAGTAG
- a CDS encoding YfhL family 4Fe-4S dicluster ferredoxin, producing the protein MSLMITDECIACDACRDECPNGAIEESDPIYIIDPDVCTECVGHYDEPACISVCPVECIVADPDNIESVEELKLKYEQLSSDN; encoded by the coding sequence ATGTCTTTAATGATTACAGATGAATGTATCGCTTGTGACGCATGTCGCGATGAGTGTCCAAATGGTGCTATTGAGGAGTCAGATCCTATTTATATCATCGATCCCGATGTTTGTACAGAATGTGTAGGACACTATGATGAACCAGCTTGTATTTCTGTATGCCCAGTTGAATGCATTGTTGCAGATCCTGACAATATTGAAAGTGTTGAAGAGTTAAAGCTAAAATACGAACAGCTCAGCAGCGACAATTAA
- a CDS encoding sensor histidine kinase, whose amino-acid sequence MLSQKSIRESFILQLVSASATLIVIFSVILYNYIKISIFEDITQELTKQAQIIATSRTSSIERMGINIFDPSLSSINNPNDVQVTIAIRVNQGNVPSFEHSEKDDQKFLTIYYPLEKREHYFISITKDISNTDILLNKILKNILIINLTAIFLILFYALFLSRMLVLPIRSLTNKLASMNENFLQMFDTQKLPSEFQPLGVSINKLVERIQIFVNSQKELFIGAAHELKTPLAVMKTKNEVTLLKPRENEKYIDTLKSNNQTINDMNKMISNILEIGRQEGAQFEKPIEIDLIAFLKEQINNYTILAKMEEKNIIEDIVPISYKITIQPTLLMHILQNFVQNAIKFTPKEGNITIQAYLTKEGFFVCVIDEGIGIDESKDLFAPFKRYGNQTGAGLGLFLAKNAADALGAKITLKNREDTKGTIATLLLPLRKRSL is encoded by the coding sequence TTGCTTTCCCAAAAAAGTATAAGAGAAAGTTTTATATTACAATTGGTGTCCGCTTCGGCGACACTGATTGTAATCTTCTCCGTCATTCTTTACAACTACATCAAAATTTCTATTTTTGAAGATATTACACAAGAACTTACCAAACAAGCCCAAATTATTGCCACCTCTCGTACCAGCTCCATTGAACGTATGGGTATCAATATTTTTGACCCATCTTTGAGTTCAATTAATAACCCTAATGACGTACAAGTTACTATAGCCATTCGTGTTAATCAAGGCAATGTACCCTCCTTTGAACACAGTGAAAAAGATGACCAAAAATTCCTGACGATCTATTATCCTTTAGAAAAACGCGAACATTATTTTATTTCCATCACTAAAGATATTTCCAATACCGATATTTTGCTCAATAAAATTCTTAAAAATATTCTTATTATTAACCTAACCGCTATCTTTTTGATCCTCTTTTATGCCCTATTTCTCTCACGAATGCTCGTTTTACCCATACGTTCTTTAACTAATAAATTAGCAAGCATGAATGAAAATTTTTTACAAATGTTCGATACCCAAAAATTGCCAAGTGAATTTCAACCGTTAGGTGTCAGTATCAATAAATTGGTTGAGCGAATTCAAATCTTTGTCAATTCTCAGAAAGAACTTTTCATTGGTGCTGCACATGAACTTAAAACCCCATTGGCTGTTATGAAAACCAAAAATGAAGTAACCCTTTTAAAGCCGAGAGAGAATGAAAAGTATATTGATACTCTCAAAAGTAATAACCAAACAATTAATGATATGAACAAAATGATTAGCAATATTTTAGAGATTGGAAGACAAGAAGGTGCACAATTTGAGAAACCTATAGAAATTGACCTGATCGCCTTTTTAAAAGAACAGATCAATAACTATACTATCTTAGCCAAAATGGAAGAAAAAAATATCATTGAAGATATTGTTCCCATAAGCTATAAGATTACGATTCAGCCGACACTTCTTATGCATATTTTACAAAATTTTGTTCAAAATGCCATCAAATTTACACCTAAAGAAGGAAATATTACGATTCAAGCCTACCTAACAAAAGAAGGTTTCTTTGTCTGTGTCATTGATGAAGGCATTGGTATTGATGAGAGTAAAGATCTTTTTGCACCTTTTAAACGTTATGGCAATCAAACAGGTGCAGGACTTGGGCTTTTCCTTGCTAAAAATGCAGCTGATGCTTTAGGAGCAAAAATAACTCTTAAAAATAGAGAAGATACTAAAGGAACCATTGCTACATTACTACTTCCTCTTCGTAAACGCTCGCTTTAA
- the hsrA gene encoding homeostatic response regulator transcription factor HsrA, producing the protein MRILIVEDEVTLNKTIAEGLQEFGYQTDSSENYKDAEYYIGIRNYDLVLTDWMLPDGDGVDLINLIKQKSPRTAAVIISAKDDKESEIKALKAGADDYIRKPFDFDILVARIEARLRFGGTNVIKIDDLTIDPDEEKITYKGQEIELKGKPFEVLTHLARHSDQIVSKEQLLDAIWEEPELVTPNVIEVAINQIRQKMDKPLEISTIETVRRRGYRFCFPKKV; encoded by the coding sequence ATGCGAATTTTAATCGTTGAAGATGAAGTAACCCTCAATAAGACCATTGCTGAAGGCTTACAAGAGTTCGGGTACCAAACCGATAGCTCTGAAAATTACAAAGATGCAGAATACTACATTGGTATTCGTAATTATGACCTCGTTTTAACAGATTGGATGCTTCCAGATGGTGATGGTGTTGATCTTATCAACCTCATTAAACAAAAATCTCCTCGAACGGCTGCAGTGATTATCTCTGCAAAAGATGACAAAGAGAGCGAAATCAAAGCCCTTAAAGCAGGTGCTGATGACTATATCCGTAAACCATTTGATTTTGATATCTTAGTCGCTCGTATCGAAGCACGTCTTCGTTTTGGTGGTACTAATGTGATCAAAATTGATGATCTTACCATCGATCCTGATGAAGAAAAAATTACCTACAAAGGTCAAGAGATCGAACTTAAAGGTAAACCATTTGAAGTGCTAACGCACCTTGCTCGTCACAGCGATCAAATTGTTTCCAAAGAGCAACTCCTTGATGCTATTTGGGAAGAGCCCGAGCTTGTAACACCGAATGTTATTGAAGTTGCAATTAACCAAATTCGTCAAAAAATGGACAAACCATTGGAAATCTCAACCATTGAGACAGTAAGACGAAGAGGTTATAGATTTTGCTTTCCCAAAAAAGTATAA
- a CDS encoding dihydroneopterin aldolase, with product MQIIIENLMFETIVGILEKERHTSQKVVLHVKISYDYDGNNVIDYAKVSAFLETEMNQLRYLLLEDALIDLSQKLKILYPQMSKIKLKIFKPDILSNAMVGVSHTVDYTKN from the coding sequence ATGCAAATTATTATTGAAAATCTAATGTTTGAAACGATCGTGGGGATTCTTGAAAAAGAGCGCCACACGTCTCAAAAAGTTGTTTTACATGTAAAGATTTCGTATGATTACGATGGTAATAATGTGATTGATTATGCCAAAGTTTCTGCTTTTTTAGAGACGGAAATGAATCAACTGCGCTATCTTTTACTGGAAGATGCGCTCATAGACTTAAGTCAAAAACTCAAAATTCTCTATCCTCAAATGTCTAAAATTAAATTAAAAATCTTTAAACCTGATATTTTGTCAAATGCGATGGTTGGGGTTTCTCACACGGTTGACTACACCAAAAATTAA
- the plsY gene encoding glycerol-3-phosphate 1-O-acyltransferase PlsY, which translates to MDFLFNINVQFYILSYLIGGIPFGLLLAKLFTGQDIREAGSGSIGATNVLRVLKESNPKLAKKLAIATVVLDALKGIALLLVGKFIGLSIETLWAIAIFAIIGHCYSPYLKFEGGKGVATGAGVLFVMLPIETAIAFVTWFVVGKVLKISSLSSLLALVALIVASFIIHPELEGIKTHAPIFIIAFLIVYKHIPNIIRLFQGKESKVI; encoded by the coding sequence GTGGACTTTCTCTTTAATATCAACGTTCAATTTTATATTTTAAGCTATCTTATTGGCGGTATTCCCTTTGGTTTATTGCTTGCAAAACTTTTTACAGGTCAAGACATCAGAGAGGCAGGAAGTGGAAGTATTGGGGCAACCAATGTACTACGCGTTTTAAAAGAATCCAATCCGAAGTTGGCGAAAAAATTGGCTATTGCAACGGTTGTTTTAGATGCATTAAAAGGTATTGCTTTACTTTTAGTTGGTAAATTCATTGGTCTGAGTATTGAGACACTTTGGGCGATTGCAATTTTTGCTATTATTGGACATTGTTATAGTCCTTATCTAAAGTTTGAGGGGGGAAAAGGCGTTGCAACAGGCGCTGGAGTGCTGTTTGTGATGTTGCCTATTGAAACTGCGATTGCTTTTGTAACATGGTTTGTCGTGGGCAAAGTGCTTAAAATCTCTTCGTTATCATCCTTGCTCGCACTTGTCGCTTTGATTGTTGCCTCATTTATTATTCATCCAGAGCTTGAAGGCATTAAAACGCATGCACCTATTTTTATCATCGCTTTTTTGATTGTTTACAAGCATATTCCTAACATTATTAGACTCTTTCAGGGCAAAGAATCTAAAGTGATCTAA
- the nadA gene encoding quinolinate synthase NadA produces the protein MRLDNHTLKKEILKLKHELHVSIVAHFYQKDEVFELADFSGDSLQLAQWAAKDANPYLVFCGVGFMGQSVKILAPEKRVFMPKIACCAMARMIDVDYFDQNVALLEKAGIKKEDILPVTYINSSADVKAAVGKMNGYVCTSSNAKKIIMKALESHKKILFVPDRCLGQNIAKEMGLKSCVVGDGNDPKEADILCYNGFCSVHQLFDVDDIAFYRAKYPDILIVTHPECKPEVCDLSDFVGSTSQIIDYVKKLPSEQKVAIGTEYNMIKRLRQENTYVLSSSKPECPTMNETTLQDVYDVLLSIKEGRFDNEISVLEETRKWAHTALNRMFEL, from the coding sequence TTGAGATTGGATAATCACACATTAAAAAAAGAAATTTTAAAACTCAAACACGAGTTACATGTAAGTATTGTGGCACACTTTTATCAAAAAGATGAAGTTTTTGAACTAGCAGATTTTTCTGGAGATTCTCTTCAACTTGCTCAATGGGCAGCAAAAGATGCCAATCCTTATTTGGTTTTTTGCGGCGTAGGATTCATGGGACAGAGTGTTAAAATTTTGGCACCTGAAAAACGTGTATTTATGCCTAAAATTGCTTGTTGTGCAATGGCGCGTATGATAGATGTGGATTATTTCGATCAAAATGTGGCTCTTTTAGAAAAAGCAGGCATTAAAAAAGAAGATATTTTGCCCGTCACATACATTAATTCCTCTGCTGATGTTAAAGCAGCTGTCGGTAAAATGAACGGTTATGTGTGTACCAGTTCTAATGCTAAAAAAATCATTATGAAGGCGCTTGAGAGTCATAAAAAGATTTTATTTGTTCCTGATCGTTGTTTGGGACAGAATATAGCCAAAGAAATGGGGCTAAAATCGTGTGTAGTAGGTGATGGAAATGATCCTAAAGAGGCCGATATTTTATGTTATAACGGATTTTGTTCCGTCCATCAGCTCTTTGATGTGGATGATATTGCTTTTTACCGTGCGAAATACCCTGATATTTTAATCGTCACACATCCAGAGTGTAAGCCTGAAGTATGTGATCTCTCTGATTTCGTGGGATCTACCAGCCAGATTATTGATTATGTCAAAAAACTCCCAAGTGAACAAAAAGTGGCGATTGGAACGGAATACAATATGATTAAGCGTCTGCGCCAAGAGAATACATACGTCCTTTCTTCTTCAAAACCGGAATGTCCAACGATGAATGAGACTACGTTACAGGATGTCTATGACGTACTCTTAAGTATCAAAGAAGGTCGCTTTGATAATGAAATTAGCGTTTTGGAAGAAACACGAAAATGGGCGCATACTGCTTTGAATAGGATGTTTGAATTATGA
- the nadC gene encoding carboxylating nicotinate-nucleotide diphosphorylase — protein MIKKFVKKALEEDVGRGDLFSLVGKDSFASANIICKDRGVFAGKPYVKALCKMNKLDVTFYFEDGDTLQKGDVVALIEGKSKNILRCERTILNLMQHASGIASNVASYKKVLQGYALKLLDTRKTRPHLRVFEKYAIRCGGGSNHRMGLDDCLMIKDTHLKTIDDLKAFIEEAREKLPFTCKIEIESEDVTFAEFSMRCGADIVMCDNMSHEDIKAVVAYKNSHFPHVLLEASGNITKDNIIEYAKTGVDAISSGSLIHQAVWLDFSMKITHKTVI, from the coding sequence ATGATTAAAAAGTTTGTTAAAAAAGCACTTGAAGAAGATGTTGGCAGAGGTGATCTTTTTTCATTGGTGGGAAAAGATAGCTTTGCAAGTGCTAATATTATCTGTAAAGATAGGGGTGTTTTTGCGGGAAAGCCTTATGTTAAGGCACTGTGTAAGATGAATAAACTGGATGTCACCTTTTATTTTGAAGATGGCGATACGCTTCAAAAAGGGGATGTGGTTGCTTTAATTGAAGGGAAATCTAAAAATATTTTGCGTTGCGAACGTACGATTTTGAATTTAATGCAGCATGCCAGTGGCATTGCCAGCAATGTGGCAAGTTATAAAAAAGTGCTTCAAGGCTATGCTCTCAAACTTTTAGATACGAGGAAAACAAGACCGCATTTACGTGTTTTTGAAAAATATGCTATTCGTTGTGGTGGAGGCAGTAACCACCGAATGGGTTTGGATGATTGTTTGATGATCAAAGATACGCATCTTAAAACGATTGATGATTTGAAAGCTTTTATTGAAGAAGCCAGAGAAAAACTTCCCTTTACATGTAAAATAGAAATTGAGTCTGAAGATGTCACATTTGCCGAATTTTCGATGCGATGTGGGGCAGATATTGTCATGTGTGACAATATGTCGCATGAGGATATCAAAGCCGTTGTTGCGTATAAAAACAGTCATTTTCCCCATGTGCTTTTAGAAGCCAGTGGAAACATCACCAAAGACAATATTATAGAATATGCCAAAACAGGTGTCGATGCCATCAGTAGTGGAAGTTTGATTCATCAAGCGGTTTGGCTTGATTTTTCAATGAAAATTACCCATAAAACCGTGATTTAA
- the flhB gene encoding flagellar biosynthesis protein FlhB has translation MADDQEKTEEASSKKIEDARNDGNVPKSQDTSAFITLIVALAVFLAMFPWIESRTVYLYHYYHSLIGVEITKEVTLQLSIISFREVIFMVIPLALAVSVAGILANVLQTGLIFTTKPLMPDFSKIDPMKGMKNLFSIKKLVEMLKIIIKVGTILWVCYFFLLAFTKELPTVISFPLYDQLGWLKHKMIILISVILILFLVLALADLLFVRFSYFKSLRMSKQEMKDEYKQMEGDPKIKAKIRQIQMQMTKKRMMQEIPQADVIITNPTHYAIAIRYNQDKEAAPKVIAKGTDFMALRIKEIAMNYNIQIVENPPLARELYKKCNLGDIIPENLYKAVAEVLAFVYKSSNKSH, from the coding sequence GTGGCAGACGATCAAGAAAAGACGGAAGAAGCCAGTTCCAAGAAGATTGAAGATGCCAGAAATGATGGTAATGTTCCTAAAAGTCAAGATACCAGTGCTTTTATAACGCTTATAGTTGCCTTAGCGGTTTTTTTGGCCATGTTCCCGTGGATAGAATCGCGTACGGTGTATCTTTATCACTATTATCACTCTTTAATTGGTGTTGAAATTACCAAAGAAGTGACACTTCAACTGTCGATCATCTCCTTTAGAGAAGTTATTTTTATGGTAATTCCTTTAGCCTTAGCAGTTTCAGTGGCTGGAATTTTAGCCAATGTTTTACAAACTGGTCTGATTTTCACAACAAAACCTTTAATGCCTGATTTTAGTAAAATTGATCCAATGAAGGGTATGAAGAATCTTTTTTCAATCAAAAAATTGGTTGAAATGCTTAAAATTATTATCAAAGTCGGCACTATCTTATGGGTTTGTTACTTTTTCCTCCTTGCCTTTACTAAAGAGCTTCCAACGGTCATATCTTTTCCTTTGTATGATCAATTAGGGTGGCTAAAACACAAAATGATTATTCTTATTTCTGTTATTTTAATCCTTTTTCTTGTGTTGGCACTTGCAGATCTTTTGTTTGTTCGTTTTTCTTATTTTAAGAGTTTACGTATGAGTAAGCAGGAAATGAAGGATGAATATAAGCAAATGGAAGGTGATCCTAAGATTAAAGCTAAGATTAGACAAATTCAGATGCAAATGACAAAAAAACGCATGATGCAGGAAATCCCACAAGCGGATGTTATTATTACCAATCCGACACACTATGCTATTGCAATTCGATACAATCAAGACAAAGAAGCTGCTCCAAAAGTTATTGCCAAAGGGACAGATTTCATGGCGCTGCGTATTAAAGAAATTGCAATGAACTACAACATCCAGATTGTTGAAAATCCTCCATTGGCAAGAGAACTCTATAAAAAATGCAATTTGGGTGATATTATCCCTGAAAATCTTTATAAAGCAGTAGCAGAAGTGTTAGCATTTGTTTATAAAAGTTCGAATAAATCACACTAA